A genomic segment from Nicotiana sylvestris chromosome 1, ASM39365v2, whole genome shotgun sequence encodes:
- the LOC138868208 gene encoding uncharacterized mitochondrial protein AtMg00860-like, with protein sequence MDSVPVVPEFPEVFPSDLSDMPPNGDIDFYIDLASGTQPISILPYFFIDDILIYSRIREQHEQHLRVALKTLRDSQLYAKFLKCEFWLSSVAFLGHVVSAGGIQVDLKEIEVVKNWRRPMSAIEIQSFLGLEGYYRQFVEGFSSIAAPMTRLTQKGAQF encoded by the exons atggattctgtaccGGTTGTTCCTGAGTTTCccgaggtatttccttcagacctttCGGATATGCCACCTAATggggatattgacttctacattgatttggcttcgggcactcagcctatttctattctgccgtatt tcttcattgatgatattttgatctattcccgcatcCGGGAgcagcatgagcagcatctgagggTTGCTCTtaagactttgagagatagtcagctgtatgctaagtttttgaagtgtgagttctggttgagttcagttgcattcttgggtcacgttgtttcagcagggggtattcaggtggatctgaaggagatagaggtagtcaagaactggcgtAGACCCAtgtcagctatagagatccagagtttcttgggtttggaaggctattaccgtcagtttgtggaggggttttcatctattgcagccccaatgaccaggttgacccaaaagggtgcccagttctAG